TACCCAAAAATGTGTGAACATAATAATGACCACATGCAGATAAATTATTATGTTCACACTACATGAGAAATTCAATCAACCACTACATAAATAACTCATACAGCACATAGTCCATATTACAAAATCACTAACCTGCGTAAGCAGACTGTCATCGGTTGGAAGCCTCAGGTCATCCTTGGTGTTACCATTCTCAGTCAGCAGACTCACCTTTAGCAAGCAGCAGAAAAATGATGAAGTCAGGTTAAACCCTTATAACATAGCATGAGTATGCAATAACTAGAaagcatttttatttataagaactATGGAAAGTGTGAACTTACAAATCCATCCTCAGAGATATCAATCAGCTGGTAGTCAGTACGGTTGACATGGGGAACCTATGACACAAACATAAAGACATTGatatacccaaaaaagaagaagatattcTTGAATGATTAGACAAAATACTAAAGAGGTTCGTACATCACAATTGTGGGACGAGGGAACAATATCCTCAAGCTTCTTGGCGGTGAAGATATCAATACCAACAAAGTGACACTTGGCATGTCCGTGTTTTCCAGTCTTGGAAGTGGAAACCTCCACAACCTGttacaaaaaagagaaaaaagaaagcaaaccAACAAACACTCCCCTAGTTAGGTGCGCATCTATGTTTACAAATTCGCAAGTATGACAACGAGGAGGAACTGCATATAATAAGCAATTCACAAATAAATTCTCAGCAAGGCCACAGACAGCTACGAAAAAATTAGCAGAAAGTTAACATATTATTCAGATAGAGCAGTGAATTGATATGTACATGTATACATAAAGAGGTTGAAGGTCTTCAGATCGAAGCATACACATCACGAAcccataattaatttttttcagcTTACAAAACTCACAATTAATTTCAGTCACATGCAGATGGTTATTATTAGAACGGTAAATCTGAATCATAAAGTGTGGAAGGACCTCACATTAACTACATCAAAATTACAGAATTTCATATGCGATCGATCAGCTAAACACTACCTAATCTGtcgggaaaaagaaaatcgaaaacaaaaaaaaatcctaacaaaaatcaaatccGATCTCGATGAATCTTTTCCACAGATTGACTAGAAGAACAACCAGCTTGATCGTGCCCAATTATACCATATCATAACTACCAATAGAAAGAACACTCTACAGAACGAAACAGTGATCGAATAAAAGTAGGAGAAGATCTATAAGCAAAGTCCTAAACGGCATTCAGATCGGAAGAGAATCGGCGAGAAAACGAAGAGATCGAACCTTGCAGGGCCTGCCCTTGATGACAATGTAACCGTTCTTGCGGATGGTGCCAGCTTGCTGAGGATAGGTCTTGGAAGCTCCGGCGTCAGCCTTGGATTCGAAGTGGTGCTCCTCGTCCGACATGGCTAGTTCTGAGCGctgagagagacagagaaggAGTGAAGAGAGGATCAAGGGAGAGACGAGAAGCGGAAGAGAGGGATTTGGGAAAGTGGGTATTTATATTATAGGAAGGGTGGATTATTAAGGAAATTGGAAGAGAGGAAAGAGCACTCTAGGGTTTCTGGATCAagcaattttattatattcttCGGGTTATGGAAAGGGGGTGAGGGTCGCTGTCCACCGTTGGATTGCTTGACTCTTCACGGACGGATCTGATTAGAATATCGTTAGTTAGCGTTATGTTGACGCTCGAATGGTAAATGGGCACGTGGGCTGCTCATCCATAAAGAGACTGTAgattcagatatttttttatgcaataTGCCGCACAACTTCtattttcgattttttttttctttttttagttgctcttttcttttgggctcTCCTAATCATGGGCTATGCAGTagtgaaactgaaaaataaaccCATTTATGGTGTAGTTTCATTGCTTCCATTTTGAGTTatcaaaacgaaaaaaaaaaagaagaaaaaaatttcgtacTTTCTTGACTTCAATAAACATAATTCTTATTGAATTCACAACATAAATGAACTTATGAATAACATAATCATTTTACAGGAAGTAATTTTGCGCAGCTCGAGCTAAATAAGCAAGGAATTTGTAGCTTAAATGGTTAAGAGCAGTTACCCCTACATCCAAGGTCCTATGCTCAAATGCCCTCCTccccaatatcgcttgtatatttaattaaaagaacTTGAGTCAAATGGCTTCACAGATTTGCAGGCTAATGTGGAAGGTTCACATtaatacaaacaaataaacaagcaTGCTTCATACAACCAGTAGAGCAAAACCCATGAAAGTAGTTTCTGTCTAGAAGAACATTACAAAAGTTAACACCATTCTACAACAGGTGCAGTTCCTAAAATTCTAGATTTTGCAGCTGACTATTCATCCAATTTCGGTGGGTATAGCATTCCCTTCATGTTCAGGAAGGGCAACACTTAATATACAAGGACGCCACGAGCATCATAACTTTACACATGATCCTGAAATTTGGGCAAATTTTGAGTACATTTAGTTAGTCCAAAGGCTTTGATTCCATAGTCCAAGATATCAGAAGTGAGTTTGGCTCATCCTAGATTAAACATCAGCATCCAACCTATTGAGTACCTGTAGATCTTTACCTTCATTTGACTGTGTACAATTATCTTCTACTTGAACTTCCAACAGATACAGATCTCATGTTGTCATTGTCAACTTCATGTATGAATACCAAAGGAGGCTCTTCTCTGACAAATGGAATCACACATGAGAAATATAGAACGCTGACAGTAATAAAGGACACAGAAAAAGTGAATCACAGTGCAAAATTTACTAACATTTCATTAGCTTCTTGATATGTGTAGCTTGATGCGACAGCCAGAAGTTGTCCCTTGTGATTGTACGATAAGGATGCCACACTGTTTGGGTTTCTAGGCAACTGAAAATATGTGGAGGTTACAGAAGCAAATAGAAAATAGTAAGGCCTGAGCACACTTCAACAATTAAATCAACTATGTC
The window above is part of the Prunus dulcis chromosome 1, ALMONDv2, whole genome shotgun sequence genome. Proteins encoded here:
- the LOC117614441 gene encoding eukaryotic translation initiation factor 5A-2 → MSDEEHHFESKADAGASKTYPQQAGTIRKNGYIVIKGRPCKVVEVSTSKTGKHGHAKCHFVGIDIFTAKKLEDIVPSSHNCDVPHVNRTDYQLIDISEDGFVSLLTENGNTKDDLRLPTDDSLLTQIKDGFGEGKDLVVSVMSAMGEEQICALKDIGPK